From a region of the candidate division WOR-3 bacterium genome:
- a CDS encoding type II secretion system F family protein, which yields MIVVAFAIFVVAAFLVIRSFAQRKKPKAAAPVAELTGPSDVLRSARPLLRQLGGYSQRVPLLGLKERYASQLERAGLRFELSVDEFLALKVGALVVAMVLAFAFYAGVSQSVLVVVFIMFLGLVLPDLRLSSAVQKQQHALLRSLPGFLDLLALSVEAGMGFDSAVLRLTEVLESGPLIWRFQTFLRSVNVGKTRVEALREMAKKVDLPDFTTFTNTVVQATETGASMGPVLRAVSGDILSRRFDRAEKAAHELPIRILLPLFVFVFPATFIMILGPVYFQFLASGAAGAL from the coding sequence ATGATAGTCGTAGCGTTCGCAATCTTCGTGGTCGCCGCCTTTCTCGTCATCCGCTCGTTCGCGCAACGGAAGAAGCCGAAGGCAGCCGCGCCGGTGGCGGAGCTGACCGGCCCGTCGGACGTACTGCGGTCTGCCCGGCCTCTGCTGCGGCAACTCGGCGGCTACAGCCAGCGAGTGCCGCTGCTCGGGCTCAAGGAGAGGTACGCGAGTCAGCTGGAGCGAGCCGGTCTGCGCTTCGAGTTGAGCGTCGACGAGTTTCTGGCGTTGAAGGTCGGCGCTTTGGTGGTCGCCATGGTACTCGCTTTCGCTTTCTACGCCGGCGTATCGCAGAGCGTTCTGGTCGTGGTCTTCATCATGTTCCTGGGACTGGTTCTGCCCGACCTGCGGTTGTCTTCCGCGGTGCAGAAGCAGCAACACGCCCTGTTGCGATCCCTGCCCGGTTTTCTGGACCTGCTGGCGCTCTCCGTGGAAGCCGGAATGGGTTTTGACTCGGCGGTGCTGCGGCTGACCGAGGTGCTGGAGTCCGGCCCGCTTATCTGGCGCTTCCAGACTTTCCTGCGGAGTGTGAACGTGGGCAAGACCCGCGTCGAGGCATTGAGGGAAATGGCCAAGAAAGTGGATCTTCCGGACTTCACGACCTTCACCAACACCGTGGTACAGGCAACCGAGACCGGCGCGAGCATGGGACCGGTGTTGCGGGCCGTATCAGGCGACATCCTGTCCCGCCGGTTCGACCGGGCCGAGAAGGCTGCGCACGAACTCCCCATCCGGATATTGCTGCCCCTTTTCGTCTTCGTTTTCCCCGCTACCTTCATCATGATTCTCGGGCCCGTCTATTTCCAGTTCCTGGCTTCGGGCGCGGCAGGTGCGCTGTGA
- a CDS encoding TetR family transcriptional regulator, with amino-acid sequence MKTEHAEAKQRLFDAAVSLFAREGYAAVGVREIAKTAGVNISSVSYYYGGKAGLLLAIIDETYSRYGRMLAEAGDDSTPAEEHVRRMVRGIVRFFRENTELGLVAFDSFPPVDDANTIALRVKWAEEIGARLAGFFGKLGLDTSDPVQMGVVRRSLPMSVKAFFEGIFALEQSGARDRLGPLPSLDDAFFEHYAEHLAELFLYGVTGMTRMSRERKSKRSSRGSKPRGRAKPR; translated from the coding sequence ATGAAGACTGAACATGCCGAGGCCAAGCAGAGGCTGTTCGACGCTGCCGTATCTCTTTTTGCGCGAGAGGGTTACGCGGCGGTCGGTGTGCGCGAGATCGCCAAGACCGCCGGGGTGAACATATCCAGCGTCTCCTACTACTACGGCGGCAAGGCCGGGCTGCTCTTGGCTATCATCGATGAGACATACTCCCGCTATGGCAGGATGCTGGCCGAGGCGGGGGATGATTCGACTCCGGCCGAGGAACACGTGCGCAGGATGGTTAGAGGCATCGTTCGGTTCTTCCGAGAGAACACGGAACTGGGGCTGGTGGCATTCGACTCCTTCCCGCCGGTGGATGATGCCAACACGATTGCGCTGAGGGTGAAGTGGGCCGAGGAAATCGGTGCCAGGCTGGCCGGCTTCTTCGGAAAGCTCGGGCTTGACACCAGCGACCCGGTGCAGATGGGCGTGGTACGCCGTTCGCTGCCGATGAGCGTCAAGGCTTTCTTCGAGGGCATCTTTGCGCTGGAGCAGAGCGGGGCAAGGGACCGGCTCGGGCCGCTGCCCAGTCTCGACGACGCGTTCTTCGAACACTACGCCGAACACCTTGCTGAACTCTTCCTGTACGGCGTGACTGGCATGACCAGGATGAGCCGCGAAAGGAAGAGCAAGCGCAGTTCCCGAGGTTCGAAGCCGAGGGGCAGGGCCAAGCCCAGATGA
- a CDS encoding type II toxin-antitoxin system PemK/MazF family toxin, which produces MKTSTEPRQPSRGDIWLVNFNPGRGSEQQGIRPALVVQNDVGNQFAATTIVAAITTTVKPYPVTVVVHGGTCGLPRESMVNLAQILTVDKQRMIRRLGRLTPELQVAANRALRISLALD; this is translated from the coding sequence GTGAAAACCTCGACTGAGCCTCGTCAGCCCTCGCGCGGTGACATCTGGCTGGTCAACTTCAATCCCGGCCGTGGCAGCGAGCAGCAAGGCATCCGTCCGGCCCTGGTTGTGCAGAACGATGTCGGCAACCAGTTTGCGGCGACCACCATCGTCGCCGCAATTACCACCACCGTCAAGCCCTATCCGGTGACCGTCGTGGTCCACGGCGGCACCTGCGGTCTCCCCCGCGAATCAATGGTCAACCTTGCCCAGATTCTCACGGTGGACAAGCAGCGGATGATTCGTAGACTCGGCCGGCTCACTCCTGAACTGCAGGTCGCGGCAAACCGCGCCCTGCGCATCAGCCTCGCCCTGGACTAG
- a CDS encoding ABC transporter permease, whose translation MVGFLFKGLLRDRSRSLFPVLVVAAGVMLTVFMSAWVQGENHEFVRASAAFQTGHVKVTTRAYAEKADEMPNDLAIGGVSEMLAGLAERFPRFVWTPRIKFGGLLDIPDSLGETRSQGPVVGMAVDLLSDSSPEPGLLNLEPALIQGRMPKAPGEIIVSDDLARKLGVAAGDRATLFGSTMFGSMATANFTIAGTVRFGITALDKGAIIADVADIQAALDMTDAAGEIVGFSRNGEYDDRAARQTSREFNQRGDVTGAGHDRNSAGVSDGVPSPSSGQSGTGSLDHSTPGAPSVDPYAPVMTALPDQGGLGQVLALHRFSLGIVIAVFMFAMSLVLWNAGLMGSLRRYGEFGVRLAIGERKVHLYRTLILESVMVGVIGTALGTAIGLGVAYWLQATGLNFGAMLKGASVMVSQVLRPHVTPTCYYIGLIPGLGATVIGAMISGATIFRRQTSTLIKELEL comes from the coding sequence ATGGTAGGCTTCCTCTTCAAGGGGCTGCTGCGCGACCGGTCACGCAGCCTGTTCCCGGTGCTCGTGGTCGCGGCCGGTGTGATGCTGACCGTGTTTATGAGTGCCTGGGTCCAGGGCGAGAACCACGAGTTCGTCCGCGCCAGCGCCGCGTTCCAGACCGGCCACGTCAAGGTGACGACCCGCGCCTATGCCGAAAAGGCCGACGAGATGCCCAACGACCTTGCCATTGGCGGAGTCAGCGAAATGCTGGCCGGGCTCGCCGAGCGGTTTCCACGGTTCGTCTGGACCCCGCGCATCAAGTTCGGTGGGTTGCTCGACATCCCCGATTCGCTGGGTGAGACCCGCTCACAAGGACCGGTTGTCGGCATGGCAGTTGACCTCCTGTCCGATTCAAGCCCGGAGCCCGGACTCCTCAATCTCGAACCGGCACTGATTCAGGGCCGGATGCCGAAAGCGCCCGGCGAGATAATCGTGAGCGACGACCTCGCCCGCAAGCTCGGAGTCGCGGCCGGGGACCGGGCAACGCTCTTCGGCTCGACCATGTTCGGGAGCATGGCAACTGCGAACTTCACCATTGCCGGCACGGTCCGGTTCGGCATCACGGCGCTCGACAAGGGCGCGATCATCGCCGACGTGGCCGACATCCAGGCTGCTTTGGACATGACCGACGCTGCCGGCGAGATTGTCGGATTCTCGCGCAACGGCGAGTACGACGACCGCGCCGCCCGGCAGACGAGCCGCGAGTTCAACCAGCGTGGCGACGTGACCGGCGCGGGACATGACCGGAACTCTGCTGGAGTTTCGGATGGTGTCCCAAGCCCTTCCTCGGGCCAGTCCGGCACTGGGTCACTTGACCACTCGACCCCTGGAGCACCTTCTGTTGATCCGTACGCACCGGTGATGACGGCGCTGCCTGACCAGGGCGGCCTGGGCCAGGTGCTGGCCCTGCACCGGTTCTCGCTGGGCATCGTCATCGCGGTCTTCATGTTCGCGATGTCGCTCGTGCTCTGGAATGCCGGGCTGATGGGTTCGCTGCGCCGGTACGGCGAGTTCGGAGTCAGGCTCGCGATCGGCGAGCGCAAGGTCCACCTGTACCGGACGCTGATACTGGAGTCGGTGATGGTTGGCGTCATCGGCACCGCGCTCGGAACCGCGATTGGGCTTGGCGTCGCCTACTGGCTGCAGGCGACCGGACTCAACTTCGGCGCGATGCTCAAAGGCGCGAGCGTGATGGTTTCGCAGGTGCTGCGGCCGCACGTCACCCCGACCTGCTACTACATCGGGCTGATACCCGGCCTCGGCGCGACCGTGATCGGCGCGATGATATCCGGCGCTACCATATTCCGTCGGCAGACGTCAACACTGATAAAGGAGCTTGAACTGTGA
- a CDS encoding CpaF family protein has protein sequence MLDLLTPSGVRQTKREDLQESEPGTSGGWSPTGAPGDNVDDLKQRVQDELLKRVNKHKASFEGVSDEEFRAKVREIVVAILSEPTTVIPSGWSPEALLTELLHDFLGLGALEQFIADDTITEIMVNRPDRIYIERDGRLELTKARFLNEGQVRAVIQRIIQPLGRHVDESVPYVDARLSDGSRVHAIIPPLAIDGAKITIRKFFKNRLTTEDLLRLGSLNRQIARFLEMAVRYRANIMISGGTGTGKTTLLNVLSNFIPDNQRIITVEDAAELKINKQHVISLEARNPNTEGTGAVNIRELVRNTLRMRPDRIVVGECRGGEALDMLQAMNTGHDGSLTTIHANSSRDALSRLETLVLMAGVDLPSRAIREQVAAAIHLVVQVSRMPDGSRKVTDITEIAGLGENNVFLTQEIFTFKQQGFDAAGRVIGRFRPTGTVPRMVERLRARGVKFPMEVFAAPSA, from the coding sequence ATGCTGGACCTGCTGACGCCGTCCGGGGTGCGGCAAACCAAACGTGAAGACCTGCAGGAGTCGGAGCCGGGCACGTCCGGTGGATGGTCGCCCACGGGAGCGCCCGGCGACAACGTGGACGACCTCAAGCAGCGAGTCCAGGACGAGCTGCTGAAGCGCGTGAACAAGCACAAGGCAAGTTTCGAAGGTGTCAGCGACGAGGAGTTCCGGGCCAAGGTCCGCGAGATAGTGGTGGCGATACTCTCGGAGCCCACCACGGTTATTCCCTCCGGCTGGTCACCGGAGGCGCTCCTGACCGAGCTGCTGCACGACTTCCTTGGTCTGGGCGCCCTCGAGCAGTTCATCGCCGACGATACGATTACCGAAATCATGGTCAACCGGCCCGACCGGATCTACATCGAGCGCGATGGCCGGCTGGAGCTTACCAAGGCCCGGTTCCTGAACGAGGGGCAGGTTCGAGCCGTCATTCAGAGGATCATCCAGCCCCTGGGCCGGCACGTGGACGAGAGTGTCCCCTACGTCGATGCGAGGTTGTCGGACGGTTCGCGCGTGCACGCCATCATCCCGCCCCTCGCCATTGACGGCGCGAAGATCACGATCCGCAAGTTCTTCAAGAACCGCCTGACCACTGAGGACCTGCTCCGGCTGGGCTCGCTCAACCGACAGATCGCCCGGTTCCTGGAGATGGCAGTCCGCTACCGCGCGAACATCATGATCTCGGGCGGAACCGGCACCGGTAAGACCACCCTGCTCAACGTCCTCTCCAACTTCATCCCGGACAATCAGCGGATCATCACCGTCGAGGACGCGGCGGAGTTGAAGATCAACAAGCAGCACGTCATCTCGCTGGAGGCGCGCAACCCGAACACCGAGGGCACCGGCGCCGTGAACATACGCGAACTGGTCAGGAACACGCTCCGCATGCGGCCGGACCGGATCGTGGTCGGCGAGTGCCGCGGCGGCGAAGCCCTGGACATGTTGCAGGCGATGAACACCGGGCACGACGGGTCGCTCACCACCATTCACGCCAACTCTTCTCGGGATGCGCTCTCCCGGCTGGAGACGCTGGTGCTCATGGCCGGCGTGGATCTCCCGTCGCGCGCCATCCGGGAACAGGTCGCGGCGGCAATCCATCTCGTGGTCCAGGTGTCGCGCATGCCTGACGGCTCGCGCAAGGTAACCGACATCACGGAGATCGCCGGCCTCGGCGAGAACAACGTCTTCCTGACCCAGGAGATATTCACTTTCAAACAGCAGGGATTCGATGCCGCCGGTCGCGTCATCGGCCGCTTCCGGCCGACCGGCACGGTCCCGAGGATGGTGGAGCGGCTGCGCGCCCGCGGCGTCAAGTTCCCCATGGAGGTGTTCGCTGCTCCTTCTGCTTAG
- a CDS encoding ribbon-helix-helix protein, CopG family, which yields MARRQKVTVTIASDRLEQLDEIAVARDTNRSALIEEALEVWEKEQLNQELAVGYKAMAEEDRRTAEERLRSGSENLD from the coding sequence ATGGCCAGACGACAGAAGGTCACAGTGACCATTGCCTCGGACCGGCTGGAGCAACTGGATGAGATCGCCGTCGCCCGCGACACCAACCGCAGCGCCCTGATTGAGGAGGCGCTGGAGGTATGGGAGAAGGAGCAACTGAACCAGGAGCTTGCCGTCGGGTACAAGGCCATGGCGGAAGAAGACCGCCGAACCGCGGAGGAACGCCTCAGGAGCGGTAGTGAAAACCTCGACTGA
- a CDS encoding ABC transporter permease yields the protein MTVLRLAWRNLIGAGIRTWLNVLVLSLSFVVIVWMQGFLEGMNRQVQDAMIATEYAGGQYWHEKYDPYDPFTLSDAHGELPPAIAELVRAGNAMPVLVVQGSIYSGGSMRPVMLRGIDPRQDIVNLPSAFLVQDSGAEELPLLIGSRMAKSAGLRQDDIITVQWRDAHGTFDAREARVVKVISTTVQSVDIGQVWLPLDRLRAMTDMAGQATLVTLRRGARPAVAPAGWTFHTPNDLLSDLRAMVKAKSGGTSIFYLILLFLAMLAIFDTQILSLFRRRKEMGTLMALGMTRGRVIELFTLEGGLHGVLAALVGAVYGIPFLAYTARTGIGMPKMMDSMGFAIGERLYSTYTPGLVLGTTVLVLIVTTIVSFLPTRRIAKLKPTDALRGRWT from the coding sequence ATGACCGTTCTCAGACTGGCCTGGCGCAACCTGATCGGCGCCGGTATCAGGACCTGGCTCAACGTCCTCGTGCTGTCGCTGAGCTTCGTCGTCATCGTCTGGATGCAGGGGTTCCTTGAAGGGATGAACCGGCAGGTGCAGGACGCGATGATCGCCACTGAATACGCGGGCGGTCAGTACTGGCACGAGAAATACGACCCGTACGACCCGTTCACGCTCAGCGACGCGCACGGTGAGCTGCCGCCCGCAATCGCGGAGCTGGTGCGGGCCGGCAACGCGATGCCGGTGCTAGTGGTTCAGGGCTCAATCTACAGCGGCGGTAGCATGCGGCCGGTCATGCTGCGCGGCATCGACCCGCGGCAGGATATCGTCAACCTGCCGTCCGCGTTCCTTGTTCAGGACAGCGGCGCCGAGGAACTGCCGCTCCTCATCGGCAGTCGCATGGCGAAGTCCGCCGGCCTGAGACAGGACGACATCATCACCGTGCAGTGGCGTGATGCGCACGGCACGTTCGACGCGCGCGAGGCGCGAGTCGTCAAGGTCATCTCTACCACTGTCCAGAGCGTCGACATCGGCCAGGTTTGGCTGCCGCTGGATCGGCTCCGGGCGATGACCGACATGGCGGGACAGGCGACGCTCGTGACCCTCCGGCGCGGAGCCAGGCCGGCTGTCGCGCCCGCGGGCTGGACGTTCCATACGCCGAACGACCTCCTGAGCGACCTGCGGGCGATGGTGAAGGCGAAGTCCGGCGGCACCTCGATCTTCTACCTGATACTCTTGTTCCTGGCCATGCTTGCCATCTTCGACACCCAGATACTCTCGCTCTTCCGGCGCCGCAAGGAGATGGGTACGCTGATGGCCCTTGGTATGACCCGGGGCCGGGTAATCGAGCTCTTCACGCTCGAAGGCGGGCTCCACGGGGTGCTGGCCGCGCTGGTCGGAGCGGTGTACGGGATTCCGTTCCTCGCCTACACGGCCCGAACCGGCATCGGCATGCCCAAGATGATGGACAGCATGGGGTTCGCCATCGGCGAGCGGCTCTACTCGACCTACACGCCCGGCCTCGTGCTCGGCACTACTGTGCTCGTCTTGATTGTGACCACCATTGTCAGCTTCCTGCCGACGCGACGGATCGCCAAGCTCAAGCCGACCGATGCCCTGAGGGGGAGATGGACATGA
- a CDS encoding ABC transporter ATP-binding protein → MNNGVVIATDKLVKKYPMGRNELVALKGVSLAFERGEFAGLVGPSGSGKTTLLNIIGSLDAPTAGSATVLGSQVECLSHAQAAELRNRHIGFIFQTFNLLPVYTAFENVEFPLLLLGMAGADRRKAVMEALEWVGLADRARSKPAQLSGGEGQRVAIARAMVKKPEVVLADEPTANLDAENSHNILHTMEKLNLDLGTTFVFSTHDQKVIEHLRRKIVLVDGKIAADERLQPEPDRSKP, encoded by the coding sequence GTGAACAACGGCGTGGTGATAGCTACGGACAAGCTGGTGAAGAAGTACCCGATGGGCAGGAACGAGCTGGTTGCGCTGAAAGGCGTGAGTCTGGCCTTCGAGAGGGGCGAGTTCGCCGGACTGGTCGGCCCTTCCGGGTCGGGCAAGACCACGTTGCTGAACATCATCGGCTCGCTCGATGCGCCGACCGCCGGCAGCGCCACTGTGCTTGGCAGCCAGGTTGAATGTCTGAGCCACGCGCAGGCGGCCGAGCTGCGAAACCGCCACATCGGCTTCATATTCCAGACCTTCAACCTGCTGCCGGTCTACACCGCGTTCGAGAACGTTGAGTTTCCCCTGCTGCTGCTTGGCATGGCGGGAGCCGACCGGCGCAAGGCGGTGATGGAGGCGCTGGAGTGGGTCGGGTTGGCAGATAGGGCCAGGTCCAAGCCGGCGCAGCTCTCCGGCGGGGAAGGGCAGCGGGTGGCGATTGCCCGGGCAATGGTGAAGAAGCCCGAGGTTGTGCTCGCCGACGAGCCGACCGCCAACCTCGACGCCGAGAACTCGCACAACATCCTCCATACGATGGAGAAGCTGAACCTCGACCTCGGCACGACCTTCGTCTTCTCGACCCATGACCAGAAGGTAATCGAGCATCTGCGCCGGAAGATTGTGCTGGTTGACGGCAAGATAGCTGCCGACGAGCGGCTGCAGCCCGAGCCGGACAGGAGCAAGCCATGA
- a CDS encoding outer membrane lipoprotein-sorting protein has translation MVIKLARNSRTVKAKSWIRGADRSFTEFLYPEREKGTKMLKLGDELWTYTPSTDRVIKISGHMLRQSVMGSDLSYEDMMEDHKLTNVYTASVVEEDTMLGRQCWVLELVAKKPDVSYYKRRVWVDQERFVPLREDRYAKSGKLLKTTEVKSVSLQHGRWVADEVAFKDALKSGSGTEFKLDSVRFNVPIPDYIFSKAALKK, from the coding sequence ATGGTCATCAAACTCGCCCGCAACTCCCGCACGGTCAAAGCCAAGTCCTGGATTCGCGGCGCGGACCGGTCCTTCACCGAGTTTCTCTATCCCGAACGCGAAAAGGGCACCAAGATGCTAAAGCTCGGGGACGAGCTCTGGACCTACACGCCTTCGACCGACCGCGTCATCAAGATATCCGGCCACATGCTCCGCCAGTCGGTTATGGGCTCGGATCTGTCTTACGAGGACATGATGGAAGACCACAAACTGACGAACGTCTACACCGCCAGTGTGGTTGAGGAAGACACCATGCTCGGCCGGCAGTGTTGGGTGCTGGAGCTTGTTGCGAAGAAGCCGGATGTCAGCTACTACAAGCGTCGAGTCTGGGTGGACCAGGAGCGGTTTGTGCCGTTGCGCGAGGACCGGTATGCCAAGAGCGGCAAGCTGCTCAAGACTACCGAGGTGAAGAGCGTCTCACTTCAGCACGGCCGCTGGGTCGCAGACGAAGTGGCGTTCAAAGACGCGCTCAAGTCCGGGAGCGGCACCGAGTTCAAACTCGACTCGGTCCGCTTCAACGTCCCGATACCCGACTACATCTTCTCAAAGGCAGCTCTCAAGAAGTAG
- a CDS encoding pilus assembly protein — protein MGGARLRRLHRDTSGQALLETVVAFPVLLFFMLVVMELSLLYNAKQLANYAAFCAARTAAVNGVSATGKTHFAAAMAMSPLSSATNVNANEILLDYGLTNPTQTVAAICSIPGFQGDNDKWLARLANAYLRTGAPSFAVANYGTRKNVTANVTYVYRCSFWPFGIVWGQSAITTYYNSLPAIIKPFATFVNTWRWNIVIHGRAVTDYWSS, from the coding sequence ATGGGCGGCGCGCGGCTGCGACGCCTGCACCGGGACACGAGCGGGCAGGCACTGCTCGAAACCGTGGTCGCCTTTCCGGTGCTCCTGTTCTTCATGCTGGTCGTCATGGAGTTGTCGCTGCTGTACAATGCCAAGCAGTTGGCAAACTACGCCGCGTTCTGCGCGGCCCGCACGGCAGCGGTCAACGGCGTCAGCGCTACCGGGAAAACGCACTTCGCCGCGGCGATGGCGATGAGTCCGCTTTCCTCCGCGACCAACGTCAATGCCAACGAGATCCTGCTCGACTACGGCCTGACGAACCCGACCCAGACGGTCGCGGCCATCTGCAGCATCCCCGGTTTCCAGGGCGACAACGACAAGTGGCTGGCTCGTCTCGCCAACGCCTACCTGAGGACCGGTGCGCCTTCTTTTGCCGTGGCAAACTACGGGACGCGGAAGAACGTCACCGCGAACGTCACCTACGTCTATCGCTGCAGCTTCTGGCCGTTCGGCATCGTCTGGGGCCAGTCGGCAATCACCACCTACTACAACTCGCTCCCGGCCATCATCAAGCCTTTCGCCACGTTCGTCAATACGTGGCGCTGGAACATTGTGATTCACGGCCGCGCCGTGACCGACTACTGGTCATCCTAG